From Mycoplasmopsis gallinacea, the proteins below share one genomic window:
- a CDS encoding IS1634 family transposase, with product MSNYILCKTKKSKGTYLGLAVSNGYGKGISQMVGVGYWEEIKEKYSLSSLEDIKPLAKLIEVSSDKKAVKSKFFELLEPMSVRTNVKNIGIDLIYKVIKELELFSFLPNSKHKSLQEVLEFIIGTRIIFPRSYICQYKNKNDFIQGLNIKKSSIYNYLDIFLENKNTILLNLYDKLKKLTDRNEKVIHFDNTTVYFESFSRSGIRNKGFSKDGKHNEDQIVIAMATDNNGIPFHYKVFPGNTADSQTLITFLVEMKKIYNIKDVVVIADRGLSQSANIRFLEQKGYKFIFQKRIDNLNAESRNFIVQDKDYMCINNIFSKERIIESSWNKKRFNGNYRKQIVYFSPSKETLDKVKRKNLIDRINKKSIGGTICLSDLVPEYKRKYMDVDGVTVGRLNYDKIKKIADQDGFYMIETNILDLSAEKANEIYRQQWKIEEGFRILKSSLEIRPIFVHKEEHILAHVFLCFLSLVVLKYSIFKLKKFYETNGEIQKITINKFIDALKLITITQKIVNDEVVSEITNNLDPSHKELNKIYSDFYNILDK from the coding sequence ATGAGTAATTACATTTTATGCAAAACAAAAAAGTCAAAAGGAACTTATCTTGGTTTAGCAGTTTCTAATGGTTATGGTAAAGGTATTAGTCAAATGGTTGGTGTAGGATACTGAGAAGAAATTAAAGAAAAATATTCTCTTTCTAGTTTGGAAGATATAAAACCACTAGCCAAACTTATAGAAGTGAGTTCAGATAAAAAAGCTGTAAAATCTAAATTTTTTGAACTATTGGAACCAATGTCAGTACGAACCAATGTTAAAAACATTGGTATCGATTTAATTTATAAAGTTATAAAAGAATTAGAATTGTTTAGTTTTTTACCAAATTCAAAACACAAATCTCTTCAAGAAGTGCTCGAATTTATAATAGGAACAAGAATAATTTTCCCTAGAAGTTATATTTGTCAATACAAAAATAAAAATGACTTTATCCAAGGTTTAAACATTAAAAAGTCATCTATTTATAATTACTTAGATATTTTTTTAGAAAACAAAAACACTATACTATTAAATCTTTATGATAAATTGAAAAAGTTAACTGATAGAAATGAAAAAGTTATACATTTTGATAATACAACAGTTTATTTTGAGAGCTTTTCAAGAAGCGGAATAAGAAATAAAGGTTTTTCAAAAGATGGAAAACACAATGAAGATCAAATCGTAATAGCAATGGCCACAGATAACAATGGAATTCCCTTTCACTACAAAGTTTTTCCAGGAAACACAGCTGATTCGCAAACTTTAATAACATTTTTAGTTGAAATGAAGAAAATTTATAACATAAAAGATGTTGTTGTAATTGCTGATAGAGGGTTAAGTCAAAGTGCAAACATTAGATTTTTAGAACAAAAAGGTTATAAATTTATATTTCAAAAACGAATTGATAATTTAAATGCTGAATCAAGAAACTTTATAGTTCAAGATAAAGATTATATGTGCATAAATAATATATTTTCTAAAGAAAGAATTATTGAATCTTCTTGAAATAAGAAAAGATTTAATGGTAATTACAGAAAACAAATTGTTTATTTTAGTCCTTCAAAAGAAACATTAGATAAAGTAAAAAGAAAAAACCTTATAGATAGAATTAATAAAAAATCAATTGGCGGAACAATATGCTTAAGCGATTTGGTTCCAGAATACAAAAGAAAATATATGGATGTAGATGGTGTCACAGTTGGAAGATTAAACTATGACAAAATAAAGAAAATAGCTGATCAAGATGGATTTTATATGATAGAAACAAATATCCTTGATTTATCAGCAGAAAAAGCAAATGAAATTTATAGACAACAATGAAAAATAGAAGAAGGTTTTCGTATTTTAAAATCATCACTTGAAATTAGACCTATTTTTGTTCATAAAGAAGAGCATATTCTAGCGCATGTATTTTTATGTTTCTTATCTCTTGTTGTTCTAAAATATTCAATCTTTAAACTGAAAAAATTCTATGAAACAAATGGAGAAATTCAGAAAATTACAATTAACAAATTTATAGATGCTTTAAAACTTATAACTATAACTCAAAAAATAGTAAATGATGAAGTAGTATCGGAAATTACAAATAATTTAGATCCATCACACAAAGAGTTAAACAAAATATATAGTGATTTTTACAACATACTAGATAAATAG
- a CDS encoding IS1634 family transposase codes for MSYSLCKKKQNGKYYLVLAISKGFKKGYGNQVGLGYWEDIKEKYGLSSIEDMKEIAKKVDTSLDKAIAKEEFFKLLKPTSVKTSIQNIGVDLIYKVIKELDLFSVLPKSKHKSLEEVLEFFIATRIILPRSYMSQYKNKSDFINDINVKKSSIYNYLDVIFENKNSVLVNLFQKINEFTNRNNKVIHFDNTTVYFESFTREGMRKNGFSKDGKHNEDQVVIAMAVDENGIPIHYKVFPGNTADGKTMLSFVLELQSIYKIKDITIVADRGINNNANLRFLEQKGIKYIFQKRLDTLSIGMKKFILEDKHYVFRDEMFWKEQIVESVWNKNRFNGKYRKWCVFFSPGKKTLDKLKRNNFIDKLNKKTVNGELPLSSLVPEYKKKYMDIDGKTVGKLNWEKIKKKESEDGFYIIETNILDLTPEKANEIYRKQWKVEENFRTLKSSLQVRPVFVHNEQHILAHLLLCFIALVVLKYCLYKLKKYYEINGEIQKVTLDLFVDSLRMMTITKKEVNGKVVQEIINDLDENHKENIKIYKDFIACMS; via the coding sequence ATGAGTTACAGTTTATGCAAGAAAAAACAAAATGGAAAATATTATTTAGTTTTAGCTATTTCTAAAGGTTTTAAAAAAGGTTATGGAAATCAGGTTGGTCTAGGATACTGAGAAGATATCAAAGAAAAGTATGGATTATCTTCAATTGAAGATATGAAAGAAATAGCAAAAAAAGTAGATACATCTTTAGATAAAGCTATTGCAAAAGAAGAATTTTTTAAATTATTAAAACCCACTTCTGTAAAAACAAGTATCCAAAATATTGGAGTTGATTTAATTTATAAAGTTATTAAAGAATTAGATTTATTTTCAGTATTGCCAAAAAGTAAACATAAATCGTTAGAAGAGGTTTTGGAATTTTTCATAGCAACTAGAATTATCCTTCCAAGAAGCTATATGTCACAATATAAAAATAAAAGCGATTTTATAAATGATATTAATGTTAAAAAATCATCAATATATAACTATCTTGATGTTATTTTTGAAAATAAGAACTCTGTTTTAGTCAATTTATTTCAAAAAATAAATGAATTTACAAATCGCAATAATAAAGTTATTCACTTCGATAACACAACAGTTTATTTTGAAAGCTTTACAAGAGAAGGGATGAGAAAAAACGGTTTTTCAAAAGACGGAAAACACAATGAAGATCAAGTAGTCATAGCAATGGCTGTAGACGAAAACGGAATACCAATACACTATAAAGTTTTCCCAGGTAACACGGCTGATGGTAAAACAATGTTATCCTTCGTTTTAGAACTTCAATCAATCTATAAAATAAAGGATATTACAATAGTTGCAGATCGTGGAATAAATAACAACGCAAACTTACGTTTCCTAGAACAAAAAGGAATTAAATATATATTCCAAAAAAGATTAGATACATTAAGTATTGGGATGAAAAAATTCATTCTTGAAGACAAACATTATGTTTTTAGAGATGAAATGTTTTGAAAAGAACAAATTGTTGAATCTGTTTGAAATAAAAATAGATTTAATGGTAAATACAGAAAATGATGTGTGTTTTTCAGTCCTGGGAAAAAGACTTTAGATAAATTAAAAAGAAATAATTTTATTGATAAATTGAATAAGAAAACTGTAAATGGAGAACTGCCACTTAGTTCTTTAGTTCCAGAATATAAAAAGAAATATATGGACATTGATGGCAAAACAGTGGGTAAATTAAATTGAGAGAAAATTAAGAAAAAAGAATCTGAAGATGGTTTTTACATTATTGAAACCAATATTCTAGATTTAACACCAGAAAAAGCTAATGAAATTTACAGAAAACAATGAAAAGTAGAAGAAAATTTCAGAACATTAAAATCTTCTTTACAAGTTAGACCTGTTTTTGTTCATAATGAACAGCATATACTTGCACATCTTTTATTATGTTTCATTGCTCTTGTTGTTTTAAAATACTGTCTTTATAAATTAAAGAAATATTATGAAATCAATGGAGAAATACAAAAAGTGACGTTAGATTTATTTGTGGATTCATTAAGAATGATGACTATAACAAAAAAAGAAGTAAATGGAAAAGTGGTACAAGAAATAATTAATGATTTGGATGAAAACCACAAAGAAAATATAAAAATTTATAAAGATTTCATCGCATGTATGAGTTAA